A region of the Maniola jurtina chromosome 11, ilManJurt1.1, whole genome shotgun sequence genome:
TTGaaagatgaaattaaattatgctCATACTCGGGCTCGCGAATTGAACCGATCGGGTTTATATTAGTAGATGCATGTATCGAGGACAATCATCAACAAAACTTACaattgtacataataaaaaatgggAGTCGCCCCTTGTTAGGTAGGAGTtggattcaaaaatttaaaataaatgaattatgcattaataacattttacaagaagataataataataataattaaggaaTAGAAAGCTTCAATTGAGGCAGGTTGATTAATTAGATAAGTGGtacattttagcattttttttaaataagtattaccTAATATAACTTCTTAGTTACGAGAGATAAGttaaaaagtttgtttttgatAAATTTGGTTATATTACAAAATGTACTTAAAAGACTTAATCAATTAGTTCTTAGCAGATAAAATAGAataggtttattttttaacgaTTTAAGTGTTTAGTTAGGGGGGAAGGAAAAGCAGATAAttatggtatacttaattattagtAGATGGGTAAGTGTTAAGATGAATTACCTAAGTGTTCCCTATGTAAACCTAGTAAATAAGACTTTTTATAGGAAAGAGATGTGTAGTGTAGGATAAGTGCGGGTGTATGAATAAAGCAGTTAGCTACCTACCGCGGTGTTTGATTGACGTATGCAATAATAATGACATGATAATGACTAGTGCTTTAGTCAAAGAAAATGACTTACGTCATAGGAGCGTGTTGTCCCAAAGGTACGGGCAAAGCCGATGCCCGTCCCGGGGGAACTCTCACAGAGCAGCGCCTGCCGCAAGGGGTGGCTGACCTCGGCCGGAAGAGGCTCTCAGCCTGGTAGCAGATCGACCACACGTGGCTACATAGTGCCTCGTCTGCAAAAATTAATGAAGTGTAAGTAACTATAGTTCTGACCGAATTTCGACCACGGCAATCAATTGCAACGGAGATTGGCCAACTACTAGAACTAAAGAAGATATTATGGTgcatattattgatattatggtACATATTTGTGTGAACACTAACACAGGTTCACTCTCATCCCTTCCTTAGTCCGATAAGTGATGGGACAGTAATTCAGCACAATTAGAGGGATACCAACGACTTATGAGCTCTCGAGACACGGGAGACCAATTCTTCCAACTCAGAGCTGTTGCTGAGAAAATCTTTACAAAAAACCCCAATGATTTTTGGTTCAACTGCCTCGTAAGCCTATAGTCTAGTGTGCATGATCTACTCTTATCCTCTCTATATCAATCTTATCATACTTATCTACTGTTTCacagttatattttattgaaatatcgAAGTTTGCTGTAAAATGCAAACTATTtacttactaggtacctaaaaaaCAGTAacaaagcacaagtaaagaaaaaaatctgaaaaccgtgaaagtgttcatgaaaaatttagttcactaaatcacatatagatggcgcagaccgttattaacttgcagagttcttcataaaggtgttaggacgtataataatatcttgtacgatgatacggaaccctcagtgcgcgagtctgactcgcacttggccggtttttttctattgaggtacgcaaccctaaaacaGGCAAATATCTCCTGAAAGGAGAAATCTTACGAGTGAAACATACTGGGCGTGTCTTCACAATAAGGCTGGCTGCGTCCCCCGTTGAGGCAGAAGTCGGCGTGTCCGAGTCGCGCGCCCTCCCCGTAGCGGCCGGCGTTGGTGTGCAGCACGTGCACCGCCCTCGCGTCTCCGGGGTCGAGCCGCAGCGCTGGCGCGGATCTGATGAGAGGACGCGCTGGATCTAACCCTGAACAAGAGAATATAACAATGAACCTCAATCCTCCATTCCATCAGAGGTATCTACAGGATATCTTTGAAAGCTGTTTGTCTACCCAATGGAGTTTATTTactctatctacctacctacaaatccTTCTATTAGAAGGAAGATTCCGATTATTATTTAATCCATGCCAATAGGCATTGTTCTCTTCAAAGAaatctatgtatttataaagAGAAATTGACTGAGTGACTGACATATCAAGGTAAATAAGCCTCATGATACcctatattatatacatttacTCTTTGCTCATGAGAAACTATAAGTCCATAGTTGGGTAACGAATCTATCTAAGTGCATAATAGAAATAACACATTGGGTATACAGCTCCCGATATTTTTCGGTTTATAGAGCCAATTTTGTTGAAATTATCTGGATCTCAGTAGGAAATTCTCCGTTTTCTAAGGAAGTGCCCAACACAAGAGAGCCCAACCAAGCGAGTTTATCAGACTTCAGTCGAGCTCGTCTCAGCTACCTTATGACTACACAGCGATTGACCTTAGGTATCTACTCATATAAAGTGTAAATCCGATTTTATTTAGATCAAACAGAATTACAAACCTATAATTCTATTCAGTCTGAAGTTCAAATAGTTAGCCAGGATGCCGCACATGTGCGCGCCAAGCGAGTGCCCAACGCAGGTGAGTCTATCGGGCCTCAGCCCAGCTCGTCTCAGCGACCCTAAGGCCTCCGCCACACAGCGCGCGACGGGCCTCAGGTTGTGCACGGCCGCGACGTAGCAGGGCGGCTGGGCGAGCTGGCCCCAGTCCAGCATGAACACGTTGTAGCCGCCGCGACGGAGGTAGGCTAGAAGAACACCTTGGAATTTCTGTCACAGTTCACGAAAGTTAGGGAACTTCTCACAAAACTTCGAGGTTTCACCTACACTCGCAGGCATCAAATGTTACCCACAGTACTAATAGATACATTTGACCTAAAAGATAATATAAATTAGTTGTTACcactagcctaatatttgacaaagagcctcgatagctcaacgtttGAGGAGCGgtttgaattccgaaaggtcagcggttcaaaccccacccgttgcacgattttcgtacccactcctagcacaagctttacgcttagttggagaagaggagtattagtcatgattagcatggctaatattcttttaaaaaaaaaacaaaaaacaatgcGAAAGTTTCCTCACTCCAGTTCACTATGCTTCTGCAGTCAAAGCTGCAATGTTTGACTTGCAGTCGAAgtcatattatcatcatcatcattatgatcaacccatcgccgactcactactgagcacgggtctcctctcagaactcacagaatgagaaggatttgacAAAGCAtttcaagtgcggattggcagattcaAGTTATATTCAAATGCTACGAAATCTTCTCCAGGGTGCACTAAGTAGATAGATCTTATCCTTGGTAGAGATAATTTATTACAGGTCCTGTAACTCTGTCCATGGATAGGCACTTATAGTACATAGTTTGCCTGGTACCTAtactttagaatagaatagaatagaatagaatagatttttattcaaataaacttttacaagtgcttttgaatcgtcaaataatttaccactggttcagaatgccgttcctaccgagaagaaccagcaagaaactcggcggttgctcttttcaattgttcaatttacaataatattctttacaataataatataacttgtaaataaataaagggtatttactatttacatatgacttatttatacttacctacttgcacTTAAATCAACACTCCATTTCGTCATTGTGAAGAAAAAAATGTTGAACGATGGGATTCTGTTTTACATTTTTGCGCAATAAACATTCTTCTATTTTTAAATGGATATTTTGAACTCATTGCCTTATCAGATGATAATTTTAAGCACTCacttatttatacatttttcgTTTAAAAAGTATTCATATAGATTCCTCgcttacctataggtacataacATACCAAATCCATACTAGGTacgtaatattgtaaatgcgaaagtgtgtctgtctagctttcaacagtttaaccgattttcatgaaatttggtacagcgtaCATACTGGGGAAGGAcaatttttatctaatttttatcccggaaagtcaaagagttgtCACGGGGTTCTTAAAGACCAATCCatttaatcgatttatatgaaattcggtacagagctagcttgcataccggaaatggacaaaggcaactttttatcccggaaaatcaaagagttcccacgggattttttaaaacctaaatccacgcgagcgaagctgcgggcatcagctagtagttaataaagtaggcatacctacttatcatcgAAAAAATGCAAGCTCTGCGATATGAGGGTAACGAACTGTAGGTATTATGCGTTTATCGGTGAAAGTCATGGGAAATGCAGAATGCACGCCAGTTTGGTTGGCGCCGCAGCTTCTACGCGAAGACACTTTCACTTTAGCGCAAAAATGTCGCAAGTGGTGGTACGACAGGAATCCTTGACTTTTTATTTGCATATTTGTTTAGTTCTTACAAATTGTCTGCTGGAGCCAGTTCTCGCTGGACATCAGGGGTTTATTGCGGTACGTTGaatgacgatcgcaatcacctctaaaTTGGCTGACACCCTCTCGCTACTGGCCTATTACAACTattgagattgtagcaatgatgatgatgagcagCTTTCCGTCAACCTGACATAGAGATGTAGCTTTGAACGCACCATTTTTCAGCACTACGATAGGCAGAGTGTCGTCTCCGCCAGCATAGCCGTGTATGAGCAGGATAGTTGCGACGGTGCCCAACTGCTCTGCTGAAGCTAGTCCTTTCTGAGCAGGCCAACCTGACATACGTACAAGTGTGAACATACCATCTCTCAGCACTACAATAGGCAGAGTGTCGTCTCCGCCTGCATAGCCGTGTATGAGCAGGATAGTTTCATGCGACGGCTCCCAACTGCTCTGCCGGAGCCAGTCCTCGCTGAACAGGtcaacctgaaaaaaaaacgaactaagtaggtacggtacacCTGGTAGTAGgcataatattcataataagtaattaaa
Encoded here:
- the LOC123869756 gene encoding pancreatic triacylglycerol lipase-like isoform X1; translated protein: MASALDSVISLAVILCVCVVQAQRKPIKEALFLNTDVFNSTMEDCVWRREREPCPDPNVTLNLYTEAEPFKNEVDLFSEDWLRQSSWEPSHETILLIHGYAGGDDTLPIVVLRDAYLRRGGYNVFMLDWGQLAQPPCYVAAVHNLRPVARCVAEALGSLRRAGLRPDRLTCVGHSLGAHMCGILANYLNFRLNRIIGLDPARPLIRSAPALRLDPGDARAVHVLHTNAGRYGEGARLGHADFCLNGGRSQPYCEDTPNEALCSHVWSICYQAESLFRPRSATPCGRRCSVRVPPGRASALPVPLGQHAPMTASGAYCVEDFTTPFCPSTSGLAEGDERCCLDKQYAAAATTTRPPRTRPRPVARLRARRIKNNDHNVTLDVNNHF
- the LOC123869756 gene encoding pancreatic triacylglycerol lipase-like isoform X2 is translated as MEDCVWRREREPCPDPNVTLNLYTEAEPFKNEVDLFSEDWLRQSSWEPSHETILLIHGYAGGDDTLPIVVLRDAYLRRGGYNVFMLDWGQLAQPPCYVAAVHNLRPVARCVAEALGSLRRAGLRPDRLTCVGHSLGAHMCGILANYLNFRLNRIIGLDPARPLIRSAPALRLDPGDARAVHVLHTNAGRYGEGARLGHADFCLNGGRSQPYCEDTPNEALCSHVWSICYQAESLFRPRSATPCGRRCSVRVPPGRASALPVPLGQHAPMTASGAYCVEDFTTPFCPSTSGLAEGDERCCLDKQYAAAATTTRPPRTRPRPVARLRARRIKNNDHNVTLDVNNHF